One region of Trinickia violacea genomic DNA includes:
- a CDS encoding RDD family protein: protein MRTSAPPTVRRRLASMAYEGVILFGVVFFAGYLFGTLTQQRNGLTHHNLLAAWIGLVVGVYFVWFWTHGGQTLPMKTWRLRIVGADGNTVPVVRAVVRYAVAWLWFLPPLALHPLLHLSLPVTLGIAAVWFVAWAAVARFDRERQFPHDRIAGTRIVTVDLAQPATQAGQSADQ from the coding sequence GTGCGCACGAGCGCTCCGCCGACCGTGCGCCGCCGCCTCGCATCGATGGCGTATGAGGGCGTGATCCTGTTCGGCGTCGTGTTCTTCGCGGGCTATCTCTTCGGCACGCTGACCCAGCAGCGCAACGGCCTCACCCATCACAATCTGCTCGCCGCGTGGATCGGCCTCGTGGTCGGCGTCTACTTCGTCTGGTTCTGGACGCACGGCGGCCAGACACTGCCGATGAAGACGTGGCGGCTGCGCATCGTCGGCGCCGACGGCAACACGGTGCCGGTCGTGCGAGCGGTGGTCCGCTATGCCGTGGCGTGGCTGTGGTTCCTGCCGCCGCTTGCCTTGCATCCGCTCCTGCATTTGAGCCTGCCGGTGACGCTCGGCATCGCGGCCGTCTGGTTCGTGGCGTGGGCCGCGGTCGCGCGATTCGACCGCGAGCGGCAATTCCCGCACGATCGCATCGCGGGCACGCGCATCGTCACCGTCGATCTCGCCCAACCCGCCACCCAAGCGGGGCAATCAGCAGACCAATGA